The genomic segment GGCCGTCGGGTTGGCGCAGGCGCTGACCCGGGACGGGTTCGACATCCGGCGGCATCCGCTCAGTGTGCTGAGCAACGGCGAGCTGGGCTGGATCCAGATCGGGAACTTCGTGCTCAGCGGCCTGTTGGTGCTCGCGGCGGCGGTCGGGCTCGGCCGGGCGACGACCACCGGTCCGGGCCGCCGGTGGGGGCCGGGCCTGATCGCCGGGTACGGGGTGGGGCTGCTCGCCGCCGGGGCATTCTCGGCCGACCCGTTCGACGGCTTCCCGGTGGGCACCCCGGCCGGGCCGGCGGAGTCCACCTCCTGGCACGGGGTCATGCACTTCGTAGCCGGGGGGATCGGGTTCTT from the Solwaraspora sp. WMMD1047 genome contains:
- a CDS encoding DUF998 domain-containing protein; this encodes MTSMTAPATSAPSTVKALLACGVLAGPFYLAVGLAQALTRDGFDIRRHPLSVLSNGELGWIQIGNFVLSGLLVLAAAVGLGRATTTGPGRRWGPGLIAGYGVGLLAAGAFSADPFDGFPVGTPAGPAESTSWHGVMHFVAGGIGFFALIGACLVFARRFAVLGRRGWAGYSAVTGVLFLAAFVGISSGNPSAAILLAFTAAVILGWTWLSLLSLLVLRRCR